The following are encoded together in the Arcobacter aquimarinus genome:
- a CDS encoding transglycosylase SLT domain-containing protein: MKKILLLIFLVFSFSYSNSLGLTNTDLIILKKIKTLTDDTMMKYTLMAIAIKESSVGKKQINSVSNDYGLFQSNIKSVIRRQKVEDNIQNRNYFAKKLLTDVGFATANAIVEIDYWREIHKENWVRIWASYNTGWRFNSNTGVLYASSIFDIIKKLKFEYDL; this comes from the coding sequence ATGAAAAAAATCTTACTTTTAATTTTTTTAGTTTTTAGTTTTAGTTATTCAAACTCTTTGGGATTAACAAATACAGATTTAATAATTTTAAAGAAAATAAAAACATTAACTGATGATACCATGATGAAATATACTTTAATGGCAATTGCAATAAAAGAGTCTTCAGTTGGCAAAAAACAAATAAATAGTGTAAGTAATGATTATGGACTTTTTCAATCAAATATAAAAAGTGTTATTAGAAGACAAAAAGTTGAAGATAATATACAAAATAGAAATTATTTTGCAAAAAAACTTTTAACAGATGTGGGATTTGCAACAGCAAATGCTATTGTTGAGATTGATTATTGGCGAGAAATTCATAAAGAAAATTGGGTTAGAATTTGGGCAAGTTATAATACAGGCTGGAGATTTAATAGCAATACGGGTGTTTTATATGCAAGTTCTATCTTTGATATAATCAAGAAATTAAAATTTGAATATGATTTATAA
- the nuoN gene encoding NADH-quinone oxidoreductase subunit NuoN: protein MIEPINVSLESLNLGTIVPMSVAIIGALAIILTDIFNTNKHKSLYVILVVLFLVFDLFTLLAFSGDERGVFDIMLLDGIAVLSQCIIIGGGILFVLLGLSKLRFQEFRYAEYFALYLLAIAGLQFMVSSDSLIMIFVGLETSSLALYTMIAMHNRMVSIEAAIKYFTMGALTAGFFVFGSMIFYAITGSVELSQIAQVVTQDGFLSKENYANYVLVLVGFVFMFAALGFKLSLFPYHTWVPDVYQGSTSAMAGFLSVVPKMAGFVVALRFFEIFIHANDAIIQTMLYVTVILTMTIPNLIALQQKDIKRMLAYSSISNAGMAMAAIVIGTHQATTALFLYWILFTITNFGAFGMLWLNRGKEYNDYESPYTFKKFSGLAQISPFTASILGLFLFALAGLPPFALFWGKMYLIASAVNAGHIALAVIIVLNSAIAAYYYLRPVSYMFLRDPEVGISNTKFMQNATTPMKSVVGLAVLLAIISILLVEPLLNIIGTYVTNSGF, encoded by the coding sequence ATGATTGAGCCTATTAACGTAAGCCTAGAGAGTTTAAATCTAGGAACAATAGTACCTATGTCTGTTGCCATTATTGGTGCTTTAGCTATTATATTAACTGATATATTTAACACTAATAAACATAAATCTCTTTATGTAATTTTGGTAGTTCTATTTTTAGTATTTGATTTATTTACTCTTTTAGCATTTAGTGGTGATGAAAGAGGAGTATTTGATATTATGCTTTTAGATGGGATAGCAGTTTTATCTCAATGTATAATTATAGGTGGAGGAATACTTTTTGTTCTTTTAGGTTTATCAAAATTAAGATTTCAAGAGTTTAGATATGCCGAATATTTTGCACTTTATCTTTTAGCAATTGCAGGATTACAGTTTATGGTTAGTTCTGACTCTTTGATTATGATTTTTGTTGGACTTGAAACATCATCTCTTGCTTTATATACAATGATTGCTATGCATAATAGAATGGTATCTATTGAAGCTGCTATTAAGTATTTTACAATGGGTGCTTTAACGGCTGGATTTTTTGTATTTGGATCTATGATATTTTATGCAATTACAGGAAGTGTAGAACTATCTCAAATAGCACAAGTGGTTACTCAAGATGGATTCTTATCAAAAGAGAATTATGCTAATTATGTATTAGTTTTAGTTGGATTTGTATTTATGTTTGCTGCTCTTGGATTTAAACTATCTTTATTCCCATATCATACTTGGGTTCCAGATGTTTATCAAGGTTCAACTTCAGCAATGGCAGGATTTTTATCGGTTGTTCCAAAAATGGCAGGATTTGTTGTTGCTTTAAGATTTTTTGAGATATTTATTCATGCAAATGATGCAATTATTCAAACTATGCTTTATGTAACAGTTATTTTAACAATGACTATTCCAAATTTAATTGCTTTACAACAAAAAGATATAAAAAGAATGTTAGCTTACTCTTCAATTTCAAATGCAGGTATGGCAATGGCTGCTATTGTAATTGGAACACATCAAGCAACAACAGCACTATTTTTATATTGGATTTTATTCACAATTACAAACTTTGGAGCATTTGGTATGCTTTGGTTAAATAGAGGAAAAGAGTATAACGATTATGAATCTCCATATACATTTAAGAAGTTCTCAGGACTTGCTCAAATTTCTCCATTTACAGCATCGATTTTAGGATTATTTTTATTTGCATTAGCTGGACTTCCACCTTTTGCACTATTTTGGGGTAAAATGTATTTAATAGCAAGTGCTGTAAATGCAGGGCATATTGCTTTAGCTGTGATTATAGTATTAAATTCAGCAATTGCAGCATACTACTATTTAAGACCTGTTTCTTATATGTTTTTAAGAGATCCAGAAGTAGGAATTAGTAATACAAAGTTTATGCAAAATGCAACAACACCAATGAAATCAGTAGTTGGTTTGGCAGTTCTTTTAGCAATAATCTCTATTTTATTGGTTGAGCCTTTATTGAATATTATTGGTACATATGTTACTAATTCAGGATTTTAA
- a CDS encoding NADH-quinone oxidoreductase subunit M: MENILSMLIFFPAAAAVVGFLIHKDSMRQFGVVVTVVEFVLALLMWYYFDTNVAGMQFVQTLPLISSYGINYIVGVDGVSIFLIIMITFMTMIAIIGLTEKKDVKNLIITMLFLEMTMVGVFSSLDVVLFYIFWELTLIPMFYIIGFWGAEKRFYAAIKFFLYTFIGSLIMLIGILYFGYVYNQTTGVWSFSLLDWNSVVLPFDLQLWLFIAFFLGFAVKVPMFPFHTWLPIAHGQAPTIGSIILAAVLLKMETYGFIRFSLPLFPDASVYFVGFMATLGLIAIIYTAMLAYAQEDMKQMIAYSSISHMGVITLGVFALNVEGISGAVYLMIGHAIVSGALFMCVGVLYDRRHTKMIKDFGGLAHNMPVFAVVYIVVLMASIGLPLTIGFIGEFLSLLGFFKYSPIMAFIGALTIVLSAIYMLAMYKKVFFGKLVKEENKSMKDIFGRELVALGSLVVLIIALGIYPKVILDPLNTSVTHLTKVMEIKAVNEDTKEKLRALNSIGEVK; the protein is encoded by the coding sequence ATGGAAAATATTTTATCGATGTTGATATTTTTTCCTGCAGCTGCAGCAGTTGTTGGATTTTTGATTCATAAGGATTCAATGAGACAATTTGGAGTTGTAGTTACGGTTGTTGAGTTTGTTTTAGCACTATTAATGTGGTACTACTTCGATACAAATGTTGCAGGAATGCAGTTTGTTCAAACACTACCTCTTATAAGTTCTTATGGAATAAATTATATAGTTGGAGTAGATGGGGTTTCTATATTTTTAATCATAATGATTACATTTATGACAATGATTGCAATTATTGGATTAACAGAAAAAAAAGATGTAAAAAACCTTATTATTACGATGTTGTTTTTAGAAATGACAATGGTTGGAGTATTTAGTTCTTTAGATGTTGTTTTATTTTATATTTTCTGGGAATTAACACTAATTCCAATGTTTTATATTATTGGATTTTGGGGAGCAGAAAAAAGATTTTACGCAGCAATTAAATTTTTCCTATATACATTTATAGGTTCTTTAATTATGTTAATTGGTATCTTATATTTTGGATATGTTTATAATCAAACAACAGGTGTTTGGAGCTTTAGTTTACTTGACTGGAATAGTGTTGTATTACCATTTGATTTACAACTTTGGTTATTTATAGCATTCTTTTTAGGATTTGCAGTAAAAGTTCCAATGTTTCCTTTTCATACTTGGTTACCAATTGCACATGGTCAAGCACCAACAATAGGTTCTATTATTTTAGCAGCTGTTTTACTAAAAATGGAAACTTATGGATTTATTAGATTTTCGCTTCCACTATTTCCTGATGCGAGTGTTTATTTTGTAGGATTTATGGCAACATTAGGACTTATAGCTATTATTTATACTGCAATGTTAGCTTATGCTCAAGAAGATATGAAACAAATGATAGCTTACTCTTCTATTTCTCATATGGGAGTTATTACTCTTGGAGTTTTTGCTTTAAATGTTGAGGGTATTTCGGGGGCTGTTTATTTAATGATTGGACATGCAATTGTTTCAGGAGCTTTATTTATGTGTGTTGGGGTTTTATATGATAGACGACATACAAAAATGATAAAAGATTTTGGTGGATTAGCACATAATATGCCTGTTTTTGCAGTGGTTTATATAGTTGTTTTAATGGCATCTATTGGACTTCCTTTAACTATTGGATTTATTGGTGAATTTTTATCTTTATTAGGATTCTTTAAATACTCTCCTATAATGGCATTTATAGGAGCTTTAACGATTGTTTTAAGTGCAATTTATATGTTAGCAATGTATAAAAAAGTATTTTTTGGAAAATTAGTAAAAGAAGAAAATAAATCTATGAAAGATATTTTTGGAAGAGAATTAGTTGCTCTTGGGTCTTTAGTAGTTTTAATCATTGCTCTTGGAATATATCCAAAAGTGATTTTAGACCCATTGAATACTTCTGTTACTCATCTTACAAAAGTTATGGAAATAAAAGCAGTTAATGAAGATACAAAAGAAAAACTAAGAGCTTTAAACTCTATTGGGGAGGTTAAATAA
- the nuoL gene encoding NADH-quinone oxidoreductase subunit L has protein sequence MEKFVYIALFAPLIGSLVAALFSTQPKTAFTGWFTSFMLAVSMYASLNLLHYVYTTDISLHVNLFDWIVIGNLDIPFGFVVDHVSVVMMSVVTVVSTMVHIHSIGYMEHDKGFNRYFSYLSAFVFSMLVLVMADNFAVLFIGWEGVGVCSWLLIGFWYHKESATWAANEAFIMNRVGDLGLLLGMFIIYWNIGSLQYDIVFAQVSTLETSTLIWIGVLLFVGAMGKSAQFPLHTWLADAMEGPTPVSALIHAATMVTAGVYLVVRANELYTLIPEVGYAIACLGAFVAIFAATMALVNNDMKRIIAYSTLSQLGYMFVAAGLGAYWVALFHLATHAFFKSVLFLGAGNVMHAMSDELDIRKMGGLHKKMKATSIIMIVASLALAGIFPLAGFFSKDKILEAAFNADAIILWGTLWITAGLTAFYSFRLVMKIFFGEQNYSNDEFHPHEAKGFVIASMIPLAVLAVVAGMFEHQFVEFVTKILPTWEASNLNNATIWILILVTSGVAILGILVAVFKYRNGGFSKSWEDTFIYRLLSNQYYIPKIYEVCISKPYYAISVWIFKVIEVKLIDASIDGLAHFVNKLGVKARIIQSGNLSSSLRLMVFGLILGLVLALVLSVL, from the coding sequence ATGGAAAAATTTGTATATATAGCTCTTTTTGCTCCTTTAATAGGTTCTTTGGTTGCTGCACTATTTTCAACTCAACCAAAAACAGCCTTTACAGGATGGTTTACTTCTTTTATGTTAGCTGTATCAATGTATGCTTCATTAAATTTGTTGCATTATGTTTATACAACAGATATCTCTTTACATGTAAATCTATTTGATTGGATAGTAATAGGTAACTTAGATATTCCTTTTGGTTTTGTGGTTGATCATGTTTCAGTTGTTATGATGAGTGTGGTAACAGTTGTTTCTACAATGGTTCATATTCACTCTATTGGATATATGGAACATGATAAGGGATTTAATAGATATTTCTCTTATCTTTCAGCTTTCGTTTTTTCAATGTTAGTTCTTGTGATGGCTGATAACTTTGCTGTTTTATTTATAGGATGGGAAGGTGTTGGAGTTTGTTCATGGTTACTAATTGGTTTTTGGTACCACAAAGAATCAGCTACTTGGGCAGCTAATGAAGCATTTATAATGAATAGAGTTGGAGATTTAGGTCTTTTACTTGGAATGTTTATTATTTATTGGAATATTGGAAGTTTACAATATGATATTGTGTTTGCTCAAGTATCAACTCTTGAAACAAGTACACTAATTTGGATAGGTGTTTTATTATTTGTAGGAGCAATGGGAAAATCAGCTCAATTTCCACTTCATACTTGGCTTGCAGATGCGATGGAAGGACCAACACCAGTTTCGGCATTGATTCATGCTGCAACGATGGTAACAGCAGGAGTTTATTTAGTTGTAAGAGCAAATGAACTTTATACTTTAATTCCAGAGGTTGGTTATGCAATTGCTTGTTTAGGAGCATTTGTTGCAATATTTGCAGCAACTATGGCTTTAGTAAATAATGATATGAAAAGAATCATTGCATATTCAACGCTTTCACAACTTGGGTATATGTTTGTTGCGGCTGGTTTAGGTGCTTATTGGGTTGCATTATTTCACTTAGCTACACATGCATTTTTTAAATCAGTATTATTTTTAGGTGCAGGAAATGTTATGCATGCTATGAGTGATGAACTTGATATTAGAAAAATGGGTGGTTTACATAAGAAGATGAAAGCTACTTCAATTATTATGATTGTAGCATCACTTGCACTTGCTGGAATCTTCCCACTTGCTGGATTCTTCTCAAAAGATAAAATTTTAGAAGCTGCATTTAATGCTGATGCAATTATTTTATGGGGAACTTTATGGATAACAGCTGGATTAACAGCATTTTATTCATTTAGACTTGTTATGAAAATATTCTTTGGTGAACAAAACTATTCAAATGATGAATTCCATCCTCATGAAGCAAAAGGTTTTGTAATAGCTTCTATGATACCACTTGCAGTTTTAGCTGTAGTTGCTGGAATGTTTGAACATCAGTTTGTAGAGTTTGTAACAAAAATATTACCAACATGGGAAGCTTCAAATCTTAATAATGCAACTATTTGGATTTTGATTTTAGTTACAAGTGGTGTAGCTATTTTAGGTATTTTAGTTGCTGTGTTTAAATATAGAAATGGTGGATTTAGTAAATCATGGGAAGATACATTTATTTATAGATTATTGAGTAATCAATATTATATTCCAAAAATTTATGAAGTTTGTATTTCAAAACCATACTATGCGATTTCAGTTTGGATATTTAAAGTTATAGAAGTTAAATTAATTGATGCTTCTATTGATGGATTAGCACATTTTGTAAATAAATTAGGGGTAAAAGCTAGAATAATTCAGTCTGGTAATTTATCATCATCATTAAGACTTATGGTATTTGGATTAATTTTAGGATTAGTTCTTGCCTTAGTTTTATCGGTACTTTAA
- the nuoK gene encoding NADH-quinone oxidoreductase subunit NuoK: MTLNAYLILSTLLFCIGLIGVIRRKNVLMLFFSTEIMLNAVNVGFAAISKFHGDLTGQMFAFFIIAVAASEVAIGLGLLILWYKRTGSINLDDIAGMKG; this comes from the coding sequence ATGACACTTAATGCCTATTTAATACTTTCAACGCTCCTATTTTGTATAGGATTAATTGGTGTAATTAGAAGAAAAAATGTTTTGATGCTTTTTTTCTCAACTGAAATTATGTTAAATGCTGTAAATGTTGGTTTTGCTGCAATTTCTAAATTTCATGGAGATTTAACAGGTCAAATGTTTGCATTTTTTATTATTGCAGTTGCTGCAAGTGAAGTTGCTATTGGACTTGGATTGTTGATTCTTTGGTATAAAAGAACAGGTTCTATTAATTTAGATGATATAGCTGGGATGAAGGGGTAA
- a CDS encoding NADH-quinone oxidoreductase subunit J: MFEVVAFIIFSVLTIGMFGITVLTNNALYALSSLAAGMIFISGFFFLLNADFLGAVQIVVYTGAVMALYAFGMMFFDSLSEVKEKIKNPRLVFLLSGMVALIVVVVLIAPIIGQNIEANYPVHPEYGNSVDVGLVLFTKYLLPFELAAIMLLVAMIGGIVLAGKKMDYSYSEMKEEEIDEKIKQDEASQKDVK; this comes from the coding sequence ATGTTTGAAGTTGTAGCTTTTATAATTTTTTCGGTTTTAACTATTGGTATGTTTGGTATTACTGTTTTAACTAACAATGCTTTATATGCTTTAAGTTCTTTGGCTGCTGGAATGATATTTATTTCAGGATTTTTCTTTTTATTAAATGCAGACTTTTTAGGAGCTGTTCAAATAGTTGTTTATACAGGAGCTGTTATGGCTCTTTATGCTTTTGGTATGATGTTTTTTGACTCTTTATCAGAAGTAAAAGAAAAAATCAAAAATCCAAGATTGGTATTTTTACTTTCTGGAATGGTAGCATTAATTGTAGTTGTTGTTTTAATTGCACCAATTATAGGTCAAAATATTGAAGCAAATTATCCTGTTCATCCTGAATATGGAAATAGTGTGGATGTAGGACTTGTATTATTTACAAAATATTTACTTCCATTTGAATTAGCAGCCATTATGCTTTTGGTTGCAATGATTGGTGGAATTGTACTTGCAGGAAAAAAAATGGATTACTCTTATTCAGAGATGAAAGAAGAAGAAATTGATGAAAAAATCAAACAAGATGAAGCATCACAAAAGGATGTTAAATGA
- the nuoI gene encoding NADH-quinone oxidoreductase subunit NuoI, translating to MELNKFKNRNISEDYITVQEDNYPKTSWDMFKQVMVRSVKGELFTGLKITFGIMYRALFKGEMATVQYPKEKLPIGPRYRAVHKLLRLLESGEERCIGCGLCEKICISNCIRMETRIDENSRKEVMQYTINMGRCIFCGYCAEVCPELAIVHGGRYENSSEQRAHFSLKEDILTSANGLGAQLEFDGYGSVSPDADKKIKKTPLSY from the coding sequence ATGGAACTAAATAAGTTTAAAAATAGAAATATAAGCGAAGATTATATTACAGTTCAAGAAGATAATTATCCTAAAACTTCTTGGGATATGTTCAAACAAGTAATGGTTCGATCTGTTAAAGGTGAGTTATTTACAGGTTTAAAAATCACTTTTGGAATAATGTATAGAGCATTATTTAAAGGTGAAATGGCAACAGTTCAATATCCAAAAGAAAAATTACCTATTGGCCCTAGATATAGAGCTGTACACAAGCTTCTAAGACTTTTAGAATCAGGTGAAGAAAGATGTATTGGATGTGGACTTTGTGAAAAGATTTGTATTTCAAACTGTATAAGAATGGAAACAAGAATTGATGAAAATTCAAGAAAAGAAGTTATGCAATATACAATTAATATGGGAAGATGTATCTTCTGTGGATATTGTGCTGAGGTTTGTCCAGAACTTGCTATTGTTCATGGTGGAAGATATGAAAATTCAAGTGAACAAAGAGCACATTTTTCACTTAAAGAAGATATTTTAACTTCGGCAAATGGTTTAGGTGCACAACTTGAATTTGATGGTTATGGTTCAGTATCTCCTGATGCAGATAAAAAAATCAAAAAAACACCATTATCATACTAA
- the nuoH gene encoding NADH-quinone oxidoreductase subunit NuoH, whose protein sequence is MESSIIIETIVKVIVVLAVFSALAGFTTYIERKVLAFMQRRLGPTNVGPYGLLQIAADGIKLFTKEDIIPANVNRPIFMVAPIITAATAFIAMSAIPFFPEFEMFGYTVKPIISDINVGVLFVMSVGAVGLYGPLLAGMSSANKWALLGGARTAIQLLSYEVVSGLALLAPLMMIGSLSLIDINNYQAGGVSNWIIWSQPVAFVLFVIAGFAETNRTPFDLLEHEAELVAGYATEYSGMRWGMFFIGEYANLFTISFLVALIFLGGFEPLWFIPGGLAIVLKVMFLIFLFLWTRASWPHIRPDQLMWLCWKILMPLAVLNILVTGFVLMF, encoded by the coding sequence ATGGAATCAAGTATCATAATAGAAACTATTGTAAAAGTTATAGTTGTACTTGCTGTGTTTTCAGCACTCGCTGGATTTACAACTTATATTGAAAGAAAAGTTTTAGCATTTATGCAAAGAAGATTAGGACCTACAAATGTTGGACCTTATGGATTGTTACAAATTGCAGCTGATGGAATTAAACTTTTCACAAAAGAGGATATTATTCCTGCAAATGTAAATAGACCTATTTTTATGGTTGCACCAATTATAACAGCTGCAACAGCATTTATAGCAATGAGTGCCATTCCTTTTTTCCCTGAATTTGAAATGTTTGGATATACAGTAAAACCAATAATTAGTGATATTAATGTTGGGGTTTTATTTGTAATGTCTGTCGGAGCAGTTGGGCTTTATGGACCACTTTTAGCTGGTATGAGTAGTGCTAATAAATGGGCATTACTTGGAGGTGCAAGAACTGCAATTCAGCTTTTATCTTATGAAGTTGTATCAGGACTTGCTCTTTTAGCTCCACTTATGATGATAGGAAGTCTTTCTTTAATTGATATAAATAATTATCAAGCAGGTGGTGTTTCAAACTGGATAATTTGGTCTCAACCAGTTGCTTTTGTTTTATTTGTAATTGCTGGATTTGCTGAAACTAATAGAACACCTTTTGACTTGCTTGAGCATGAAGCTGAATTAGTTGCTGGTTATGCAACAGAGTATTCAGGTATGAGATGGGGGATGTTTTTTATTGGAGAGTATGCAAACCTTTTTACAATCTCTTTTTTAGTTGCATTAATTTTCTTGGGTGGATTTGAGCCATTATGGTTTATTCCAGGTGGTTTAGCAATTGTTTTAAAAGTTATGTTTTTGATTTTCCTTTTCTTATGGACAAGAGCATCTTGGCCACATATTAGACCTGACCAATTGATGTGGTTATGTTGGAAAATTTTAATGCCTCTTGCAGTACTAAATATTTTAGTTACTGGTTTTGTACTAATGTTTTAG